AGCTCGAACGCGCGCTCGAACAGCGCACGGTGCCCATCGTGTACGGGGTCGAACGTCCCGCCCAGCGCGACCTTCATATCTCCGTGCATGGTCCCCTCAGGGTTTAGTGGCTTCGGATTTCCCCGCCGACCGCCGGCATCACTCCTCGGACTCCTCGACCGTGATCGTCACCGGTTCGTCGGCGTCGTCCGTCGGTTCTGCCTCCTCGTCGCCGAGGTGATCGTCCAGGTTGAACACCGTGTTCAGCTCGGCCTGGACCTCGCCCGCGATGCTCGTGACCAGCTCGCTCGGAGCGATGGCCGTGTACTCGTAGGGGTTGTTTCCGGCACCGCCGTTCTCGCGTTTGCGCCTGCTAACTCGTTCTTCCTCGTGGAGTTCCGCGAGCGCCTCACGCACCGTACTGGGGTACAGCCCCGTCCCCTCCGCCACCTCGTCGCTCGTGCTGTGGGGGTGTTGGCGGAGGTAGACGAAGATGCGTGCTCGCGTCTCCGTGTCGAGCACCCACGACAGCAGGTCCACGACGCCATCGTCGAAGCGCTCGACCGCCCGGTCGGTCTCGGCCTCCAGCCGCTCCCGGACGCCCTCCTCGTCCTCGTCCTCGTCGGCCGTTTCCCGCCCCGGTTCCGGCTCCTCCCCGTCCGGTGTCTCGTCTGTCGACATGAGTCGTTTCTATTCCGACGGAAGGCCGCAGGCGGGTAAAAACCCTTGGCTAGAGGCGCAGTGCCGCACAGAGCGCGTCCATGCCGCCCTCGTCGCGGAGTCGGCGCTGTCTCTCGGCCCCGCTCTCCCCGTCGTACACGTCGGCGATGCCGTCGATGCCGAGACGCTGACACTCCCGGTCGACCAGTTCGCCGAGGTCGACCGCTTCCGAGAGGTCACGGGAGAGCAGCTCGGCGTCGTGGCCGTGACGGATCGCGCGCCACTTGTTCTCGTCCAGGGGTTCCCGTCGGTGCTTCTGGCCGGTCTCGCCGTCCTCGTAGCGCGCCGCGAAGTCCGTGACCAGCGCGTGGACGTACTCGACGAAGGCCATCACTTTCTCGCGGTCGGCCTGCCCGTCCGGCGTCCGCACTTCCACGGTCCCGAGCCCGGAGTGCGGTCGCACGTCGTACCACAGTTCGCCCCGGTCTTCGATCGATCCCGTCTCGATCATCGTCCGCTCGAACTCGTCGAACGCGGCGTAAGAGTCGAACGCGGTGGGGATACCCGTGTTCGGGAGCGCCTCGAAGATCTTCGCCCGCGCGGCGTGGAGCCCGGTGTCGAACCCACACCAGTACGGCGAGTTGGCCGACAATGCCAGCAGGATCGACAGGTGCCAGCGGAGCTCGTTGGCGATCCAGATCGCCTTGTCCGCGTCGTCGACCCCGACGTGGACGTGCAAGCCCGCGGTCGTGTTCCGGTGTTGGGGGTACTGGATCCGGTCGAGTTGCGATCTGTACCGGGGCTTCTCGGCGTGTTCCAGCTCCCGCCACTTCGCGGCCGGGTGCAGCCCTGCCGCGGCGATGCCGTAGCCGTGGCTCTCGGCGTGCTCGACGAGCGCGTCGCGGACCGCGTCCAGTTGTTCGCCGGCCTCGTCGAGGTTGTCGGCGCCGATGGTCGGCGTCTGCGTCTCGATGACGCACTTGAACAGTTCGTGACCGAGGCGGCCCTCGAGGATTTCGGGCGGGTCGGACTCGTAGACGAGTTCGTCGGTGCCGGAGGTCGGTCGGTTCCGGTCGTCGACGACGAAAAACTCCTCCTCGATGCCCAGCGTGCCCATCCGGGTGAACGTCTCGGCGGAGCCCCTCCGGTCCATCTCTCCGCGGCTACAATTGCCCTCGGCCTAAACCTTCCCCTCTGACCCCAGCGCGCGCCTCACTTCCGTGGGCGCGCGACGACGGCCAGGTGATCGGCGTGGTACGGCTCCAGCCGGTCCCGTTCGAGGACCTCGAACCCCTCGGCCAGCGTCTCGACGGCGTCGTCGAACACCGTCTCCGGTTCGGCCGTCACGTCCTCGCTCCGGGCCTTGATCGAAAGCAGCAGCCGACCGTCCTCGCGGAGGAACTCCCGGTTCGCCAGTGCCACCTCGGCCTGGCCACGGGTCGCCACGTCCTGCACGATAACGTCCACCGGTTCGACGACGTGCGCGTAGGTCTCGGGCTTCCTGGCGTCCTTCAGGAGCGGGAACAAGCGCTCTCTGTCCTCGGCCACCTCGAGGAGGTCCCGCGCGGGCCGGGCCGCGAACTCGACGGCATAGGTCGGTCCGGCGAAGTCCGCGACGTGGCTGACAGTCGTCCCCGCGGCTGCGCCGAGGTAGAGGACCGTCTCGCCACCGGCCAGTCCGGTGTCCATCCCCGTCTCCAGCATCGCGCCGAGTTTCGAGCGCCGGGCGTCCCAGCGCCGCCAGCCCTCGTCGTCCGTCGGCTCGCCGTAGGCCGGCGGCCCCTGCGTCGCTAGCGCCTCCTCGCCGTCGAAGGGTCTGCGCTCGACGCCCTCGGGCAGGTCACTCATCGTCGCCCCCCTGGGATTGGTCTGCCTCCTCCCCGTCCGCCCGCGCCTGGATGGTCGCGATCCGGTCCTCCAGGTCCTCGCGTAACTCGGGTCGGCGGTCGCCGCTGTAGTGGTCGATCCGGGCGGCGATCGACAGTTTCCCGGCGAGCGCCCGGGCCGCAGAGCCGCGGTCCTCGGGGCGCGTCCCCCGGACCGCGTCGTGGGTGTAGATGATCCCGTGTTTCGGCGACGGCGCGTCGCCCCGGAGGTGCGCGAACAGGGCGTCCTCGGCGCCGAGCACCTGCACCGTGCCGCTCGGCTTCTTCGCCAGCGTCTCCAGGCCACCGGCCAGCGAGAGCAGGCGCGCCGCGAGGACGGGGCCGGCGAGTGTCGAGAGATTCGGGGCCACGTCTGGCGTCGTCGTCTCGACGTACTCTCTGAGCGCGTCGGCCTCCTCGTCGAGCGCGACGACTCGCCGGGCGAGCGCGACGACCCGCTGGTCGCCCGGGGTCTCCGGGTTACGGTCCGCGAGTTCGCGTGCGTAGTCGACGCCGGTGCCCGCCGACTCGAAGCGACTGCCGCCCCACTCGGCGACGCGT
Above is a genomic segment from Halorientalis sp. LT38 containing:
- a CDS encoding winged helix-turn-helix transcriptional regulator, with the protein product MSTDETPDGEEPEPGRETADEDEDEEGVRERLEAETDRAVERFDDGVVDLLSWVLDTETRARIFVYLRQHPHSTSDEVAEGTGLYPSTVREALAELHEEERVSRRKRENGGAGNNPYEYTAIAPSELVTSIAGEVQAELNTVFNLDDHLGDEEAEPTDDADEPVTITVEESEE
- a CDS encoding glutamate--cysteine ligase, which gives rise to MDRRGSAETFTRMGTLGIEEEFFVVDDRNRPTSGTDELVYESDPPEILEGRLGHELFKCVIETQTPTIGADNLDEAGEQLDAVRDALVEHAESHGYGIAAAGLHPAAKWRELEHAEKPRYRSQLDRIQYPQHRNTTAGLHVHVGVDDADKAIWIANELRWHLSILLALSANSPYWCGFDTGLHAARAKIFEALPNTGIPTAFDSYAAFDEFERTMIETGSIEDRGELWYDVRPHSGLGTVEVRTPDGQADREKVMAFVEYVHALVTDFAARYEDGETGQKHRREPLDENKWRAIRHGHDAELLSRDLSEAVDLGELVDRECQRLGIDGIADVYDGESGAERQRRLRDEGGMDALCAALRL
- a CDS encoding fibrillarin-like rRNA/tRNA 2'-O-methyltransferase: MSDLPEGVERRPFDGEEALATQGPPAYGEPTDDEGWRRWDARRSKLGAMLETGMDTGLAGGETVLYLGAAAGTTVSHVADFAGPTYAVEFAARPARDLLEVAEDRERLFPLLKDARKPETYAHVVEPVDVIVQDVATRGQAEVALANREFLREDGRLLLSIKARSEDVTAEPETVFDDAVETLAEGFEVLERDRLEPYHADHLAVVARPRK
- a CDS encoding NOP5/NOP56 family protein, with amino-acid sequence MTDTSDTPESGWFAGLEPEDGDGAAEAIADGTADEPRDWPALAVEAGFAADEEEYYERLRTATLSAARDAVAEREGAVDQQLVHAVRAMDDCRRQANELAERVAEWGGSRFESAGTGVDYARELADRNPETPGDQRVVALARRVVALDEEADALREYVETTTPDVAPNLSTLAGPVLAARLLSLAGGLETLAKKPSGTVQVLGAEDALFAHLRGDAPSPKHGIIYTHDAVRGTRPEDRGSAARALAGKLSIAARIDHYSGDRRPELREDLEDRIATIQARADGEEADQSQGGDDE